In the genome of Natronorubrum sediminis, one region contains:
- a CDS encoding UvrD-helicase domain-containing protein, which translates to MATTETKVTRLFGGPGSGKTTALLDHVEEILEQDDVTFRDILVVSYTRAAAQEVRERLAERLDESPRALQGNVCTMHAKAYELLDLSRNDVIGESDKEEFCEEYGIEYEDEYSGAGRRTARSTTIGNKIIATSQWLQRTSRDVADWYDVPFQWDEEEVRLPPEIDSNAQEGNKYTPTWPSDDDRIDVPEAIRGWRSYKGEHGKIGFADMLERVEQRSLLPSVDYLVIDEFQDITTMQYDVYEEWKPHMDQVLIAGDDDQVVYSWQGADPALLLDEEVDDDVILPNSYRLPSNVLNAVNKEIRHIDKRQDKDLKPRKEGGAVEARRNASMLDVVRMVRRTLVEDDSTIMILFRARYQMFQFIDEFITEGVPFTSLTDQRMWTDRLTQYVRAVEALEEGEDVTGLQARRLADMLQESAFGTNERDGLFDEIDERQEETGIEDLEELMIPADVIEEYAPFMPGPASASDMVRKVTNFQKKSIKSYFGIGEYTGMATDRVRVGTIHSAKGREADHVIVGTDLTEKVVEQMVATVDDPEAIPGCEEFTKTTSPVPVLTDNERRVFYVGMSRARERLVMLENLVDGAPTLPIDVLLHNELREEPLEEIIEAAQEPQEADANSEELEAEAP; encoded by the coding sequence ATGGCTACCACGGAGACGAAGGTGACCCGGTTGTTCGGTGGTCCGGGCAGCGGGAAGACGACTGCCCTGCTTGACCACGTCGAAGAGATCCTCGAACAGGATGACGTGACGTTCCGGGATATCCTCGTCGTCTCGTACACTCGTGCGGCTGCACAAGAGGTTCGTGAGCGACTGGCTGAGCGACTCGACGAGAGTCCGCGTGCCCTGCAAGGAAACGTCTGTACAATGCACGCGAAGGCCTACGAACTGCTCGATCTCTCTCGAAACGACGTCATCGGTGAGTCCGACAAAGAAGAGTTCTGTGAGGAGTACGGCATCGAGTACGAAGACGAGTACAGTGGTGCCGGTCGCCGAACCGCTCGCTCGACGACGATCGGAAACAAGATCATCGCGACGAGTCAGTGGCTCCAGCGGACCAGCCGCGACGTCGCCGACTGGTACGATGTCCCCTTCCAATGGGACGAAGAGGAGGTTCGACTCCCGCCCGAGATCGACTCGAACGCCCAGGAGGGCAACAAGTACACGCCAACGTGGCCCTCCGACGACGACCGAATCGACGTTCCCGAAGCGATTCGCGGCTGGCGCTCCTACAAAGGCGAACACGGCAAGATCGGCTTCGCGGACATGCTCGAGCGCGTCGAACAACGCTCGCTCCTCCCGAGCGTCGACTACCTCGTGATCGACGAGTTTCAGGACATCACGACGATGCAGTACGACGTCTACGAGGAGTGGAAACCACACATGGATCAGGTCCTCATCGCCGGCGACGACGATCAGGTCGTCTACTCCTGGCAGGGAGCCGATCCGGCACTCTTACTCGACGAGGAAGTCGACGACGACGTTATTCTGCCAAACTCTTACCGGCTTCCATCGAACGTCCTCAACGCTGTCAACAAGGAGATTCGTCACATCGACAAGCGCCAAGACAAGGACCTCAAGCCGCGCAAAGAGGGCGGTGCCGTCGAAGCCCGGCGTAACGCCTCCATGCTCGACGTCGTCCGAATGGTCCGCCGAACGCTCGTCGAAGACGATAGCACCATCATGATCCTGTTCCGGGCGCGCTATCAGATGTTCCAGTTCATCGACGAGTTCATCACCGAAGGCGTCCCCTTCACCTCGCTGACCGACCAGCGAATGTGGACCGACCGACTCACCCAGTACGTCCGCGCCGTCGAAGCGCTCGAGGAAGGTGAAGACGTTACCGGCCTGCAGGCACGACGCCTCGCCGACATGCTCCAGGAATCCGCGTTCGGAACGAACGAACGCGACGGACTCTTCGACGAAATCGACGAGCGCCAAGAAGAGACCGGCATCGAAGACCTCGAGGAACTCATGATTCCGGCCGACGTAATTGAGGAGTACGCCCCGTTCATGCCCGGCCCGGCCTCGGCGTCTGACATGGTCCGGAAAGTGACGAACTTCCAGAAGAAAAGCATCAAATCCTACTTCGGAATCGGCGAGTACACCGGTATGGCGACCGACCGCGTCCGCGTCGGCACCATTCACTCCGCGAAGGGTCGTGAGGCCGACCACGTCATCGTCGGCACCGACCTCACCGAGAAGGTCGTCGAGCAGATGGTCGCGACCGTCGACGACCCCGAAGCTATTCCCGGTTGTGAGGAGTTCACCAAAACGACCTCGCCCGTTCCCGTCCTCACCGACAACGAACGCCGCGTCTTCTACGTCGGTATGTCCCGGGCTCGAGAACGTCTCGTCATGCTCGAGAACCTCGTCGACGGCGCTCCAACGCTACCGATCGACGTCTTGCTCCACAACGAACTCCGAGAGGAGCCACTCGAGGAGATCATCGAAGCGGCCCAAGAGCCCCAGGAAGCAGACGCCAATAGCGAGGAACTCGAAGCCGAAGCACCGTGA
- a CDS encoding DUF7563 family protein: MPECQNCGTFVTDAYARVFTPRGVDNPRVCPDCQDKIRDGAEIRNARSTRNQ; the protein is encoded by the coding sequence ATGCCGGAGTGCCAGAACTGTGGGACGTTCGTCACGGATGCATACGCTCGCGTGTTCACACCGCGTGGCGTCGACAACCCTCGAGTCTGTCCCGACTGCCAGGACAAGATCCGAGACGGTGCCGAAATTCGGAACGCACGTTCGACGCGAAATCAGTAG
- a CDS encoding HVO_0416 family zinc finger protein has product MATSPSGAGDDVIDQYLADRGHAVEQVGWEQDYNKKQCPDCGGLHDTSARSCTVCGWEPTV; this is encoded by the coding sequence ATGGCAACCTCACCCAGTGGAGCCGGTGACGACGTCATCGATCAATACCTTGCCGACCGCGGTCACGCGGTAGAACAAGTCGGGTGGGAACAGGACTATAACAAGAAGCAGTGCCCTGATTGTGGCGGACTCCACGATACGTCCGCACGAAGTTGTACCGTCTGTGGGTGGGAGCCGACGGTGTAA
- the ubaA gene encoding SAMP-activating enzyme E1 — MSDLRLDATQLDRYSRHVIMDEIGPEGQQRLLDASVLVVGAGGLGSPAIQYLAAAGIGRLGIVDDDVVERSNLQRQIVHGDADVGRPKVESAADYVDALNPDIDVDTHETRITAENVADLVAAYDVVLDASDNFATRYLLNDHCVLTETPLSHGAIYRFEGQVTTFTNERGAESSVGDDSSDGTDADRSPDSPPCYRCIFPEAPEPGTVPDCATTGVLGVLPGTVGCIQATEVVKYVLGKGEVLEGRLLMYDAMDMGFETVDVRSNPTCPVCGDEPEIESVEDVSYDGTCQISAD, encoded by the coding sequence ATGAGCGACCTTCGCCTCGATGCGACCCAACTCGATCGCTACTCGAGACACGTCATCATGGACGAGATTGGGCCCGAGGGCCAACAGCGACTGCTCGACGCCTCGGTGCTCGTCGTCGGCGCTGGGGGCCTCGGTTCGCCTGCGATTCAGTACCTCGCGGCGGCTGGAATCGGTCGGCTCGGCATCGTCGACGACGACGTCGTCGAACGCTCGAACCTCCAGCGCCAGATCGTCCACGGCGACGCCGACGTCGGCCGGCCGAAAGTCGAGAGCGCGGCCGACTACGTCGACGCGTTGAACCCCGACATTGATGTCGACACCCACGAGACGCGGATCACCGCCGAGAACGTCGCCGACCTCGTCGCAGCGTACGACGTGGTCCTCGACGCCAGCGACAACTTCGCGACGCGGTACCTGCTCAACGACCACTGCGTCCTCACCGAGACGCCACTCTCTCACGGCGCGATCTACCGCTTCGAGGGACAGGTGACGACGTTCACGAACGAACGCGGGGCCGAGTCAAGCGTCGGGGACGACTCGAGCGACGGGACCGACGCCGATCGGTCTCCGGACTCTCCACCGTGTTACCGCTGTATCTTCCCCGAAGCGCCCGAACCTGGCACCGTCCCCGACTGTGCGACCACGGGCGTCCTCGGCGTCCTTCCCGGTACCGTCGGGTGCATTCAGGCCACCGAGGTCGTCAAGTACGTCCTCGGGAAGGGCGAGGTGCTCGAGGGCCGCCTCCTCATGTACGATGCCATGGACATGGGCTTCGAGACGGTCGACGTGCGCTCGAACCCGACCTGTCCAGTGTGTGGCGACGAACCGGAAATCGAGTCAGTCGAAGACGTCTCCTACGACGGAACCTGCCAGATTTCGGCCGACTAA
- a CDS encoding response regulator, with product MDTSTHPNSSSEVNDILLVEDNPADIRFVEETVDGSSLDVTVHSVSTSAASVDFIYQRGEYSDTPEPDLVFLDWNLRRTTGREVLTAIKTDYSHIPVVILTGSKAKVEADHCPSTKADLVKEKPTDPDGYVEIICSIAPSQ from the coding sequence GTGGATACATCGACCCACCCCAACTCATCGAGCGAAGTAAACGACATCCTGTTAGTGGAAGACAACCCGGCTGACATTCGCTTCGTCGAGGAGACGGTCGACGGTTCCTCGCTCGACGTGACTGTCCATAGTGTCTCGACGAGCGCGGCAAGTGTAGATTTTATTTACCAGCGAGGAGAGTACTCGGATACACCCGAACCCGACCTCGTGTTTCTCGATTGGAACCTCCGACGAACGACTGGGAGAGAAGTGTTGACCGCTATCAAGACTGATTATTCTCATATTCCGGTAGTGATACTAACCGGCTCGAAAGCGAAGGTGGAGGCCGACCATTGTCCCTCGACGAAGGCGGATTTGGTGAAAGAAAAACCGACCGATCCCGACGGCTACGTCGAAATTATCTGTTCGATAGCTCCCAGTCAATAA
- a CDS encoding riboflavin synthase, with protein sequence MFTGIVEETGEIVTRVQSEDGLRLRIEADEVATGLEHGQSISVSGVCLTVERFEDRAWFEVFLATETVERTYLGELSEGDVVNLERAMPADGRFDGHVVQGHVDAVATVSNVESVDEDWFFEFDLPAGYGRYVVEKGSITLDGISLTVADLDTENGRVTVAIIPTTYALTTLSEKSPGDPIHLEVDVLSKYVERLLEARFED encoded by the coding sequence ATGTTCACGGGAATCGTCGAGGAAACCGGCGAGATCGTCACGCGTGTCCAAAGTGAGGATGGGCTTCGATTGCGGATCGAAGCCGACGAGGTCGCGACGGGACTCGAACACGGCCAGAGTATCAGCGTCAGCGGCGTCTGTCTCACGGTCGAACGCTTCGAGGACAGGGCGTGGTTCGAAGTCTTCCTCGCCACCGAAACCGTCGAGCGAACGTATCTCGGGGAGCTTTCTGAAGGCGACGTCGTCAACCTCGAGCGAGCGATGCCGGCCGACGGCCGCTTCGACGGGCATGTCGTCCAGGGTCACGTCGACGCCGTTGCGACGGTCTCGAACGTCGAATCCGTGGACGAAGACTGGTTCTTCGAATTCGACCTCCCCGCGGGTTACGGCCGCTACGTCGTCGAAAAAGGGTCAATCACGCTCGACGGCATCAGCCTCACCGTCGCCGATCTGGATACGGAAAACGGCCGCGTCACGGTCGCAATTATTCCAACCACCTACGCCCTCACGACGCTCTCCGAGAAATCCCCCGGTGATCCGATCCACCTCGAGGTAGACGTACTCTCGAAGTACGTCGAACGGCTGCTCGAGGCGCGGTTCGAGGACTGA
- the dnaG gene encoding DNA primase DnaG: MEDTSKYLIHADVTADGVVERSDVVGAIFGQTEGLLGDDLDLRDLRQSGKVGRIDVKISSTAGQSHGHLTIATSLDKVETATLAASLETTNRVGPCHADLEVTEIEDVRAAKRKEVVDRAKELLQTGFDDSVMSSEEILSEVRQHVRVEDITEYEGLPAGPRVTDSDAIIVVEGRSDVLTLLKYGVKNAIAVEGTNVPDAVAELSHHRTVTAFLDGDRGGDLIFEELAQVGDIDYVAFAPSGTSVEELDHHQLFASLRNKAPYDVVSGVNEPREAVAATDGSSTPAPAPTEAERNSPPNATGSTPTTRDVSDAPAISTPTDDATTTRSSTRSDALEDTDTDADAVDSPPTSRDATPPQALEDDSESPRTVYEHATAVIRAETDTVRFLDADGEPIDEAPAGEVYDELEGLESAPTTVVLDDILDQRVLDLAADRGVERIVAQSLGQFTKRPTGVQIHAIDDIAAEPPETE, encoded by the coding sequence ATGGAAGACACCTCGAAATACCTCATCCACGCTGACGTTACGGCAGACGGGGTCGTCGAGCGAAGCGACGTCGTCGGGGCCATCTTCGGCCAGACGGAAGGCTTGCTCGGCGACGATCTCGACCTCCGCGACCTCCGGCAATCGGGGAAAGTTGGGCGCATCGACGTCAAAATATCGAGCACCGCCGGCCAGTCACACGGCCATCTGACTATCGCGACCAGCCTCGACAAGGTCGAAACCGCGACGCTCGCAGCCTCACTCGAGACGACCAATCGCGTCGGCCCGTGTCACGCCGACCTCGAGGTCACGGAGATCGAAGACGTTCGCGCGGCCAAACGCAAGGAGGTCGTCGATCGAGCGAAGGAACTCCTGCAGACGGGATTCGACGACTCCGTGATGAGCTCCGAGGAGATACTCTCGGAAGTCCGCCAACACGTTCGCGTCGAGGACATCACCGAGTACGAGGGCCTTCCCGCCGGGCCGCGAGTGACCGACAGCGACGCGATAATCGTGGTCGAAGGCCGCTCGGACGTGCTCACCTTGCTCAAGTACGGCGTCAAAAACGCCATCGCAGTCGAGGGGACCAACGTTCCCGACGCCGTGGCCGAACTCTCACACCACCGGACGGTGACGGCGTTTCTCGACGGCGACCGCGGTGGCGACCTCATCTTCGAAGAACTCGCGCAGGTCGGCGACATCGACTACGTGGCGTTCGCGCCGTCGGGCACCTCCGTCGAGGAGCTCGATCACCACCAATTGTTCGCCTCGCTGCGAAACAAAGCACCCTACGACGTCGTCTCGGGGGTAAACGAACCGCGGGAGGCGGTTGCTGCGACGGACGGCAGTTCGACCCCCGCACCGGCACCGACGGAGGCTGAGCGCAACTCGCCCCCGAACGCGACGGGATCGACGCCGACGACTCGAGACGTCTCAGACGCGCCCGCGATTTCCACCCCCACTGACGACGCGACGACGACGCGCTCGTCAACACGTTCGGATGCACTCGAGGACACGGACACGGACGCCGACGCGGTCGATTCGCCCCCCACATCTCGCGATGCGACGCCACCGCAGGCACTCGAGGACGATTCCGAGTCACCTCGGACCGTTTACGAGCACGCGACGGCGGTCATCCGAGCGGAGACCGACACCGTCCGATTCCTCGACGCCGACGGTGAGCCGATCGACGAAGCGCCCGCCGGGGAGGTCTACGACGAACTCGAGGGACTCGAGTCGGCTCCGACGACGGTCGTTCTCGACGATATCCTCGACCAGCGAGTGCTCGACCTGGCGGCTGACCGCGGCGTCGAACGGATCGTCGCCCAGTCGCTCGGTCAGTTCACCAAGCGGCCGACGGGCGTACAGATACACGCAATCGACGACATCGCCGCGGAGCCACCCGAGACGGAGTAA
- a CDS encoding sodium:solute symporter family protein, producing the protein MTLTVQLSIIVGYLILALVVGLVAYRLTDRTAEDFYLASRTFGTIVLLFTTFATLLSAFTFFAGPNVAYQEGPEWVLVMGLMDGIIFAILWYVIGYKQWLLGQRHDYVTLCEMLGDRFASRRLRGLVAGISLLWLFPYVMLQQVGAGTALEALTEGAVPYAVGAGLITAFMILYVVVAGMRGIAWTDTLQGAFMLFATWIALLWVLAVVGGPSAATSALEAEAAHHLALGSDFYTVQWMLSTAITIGFGVAMFPQVNQRFFAAGSRTVLKRSFALWPILCVLLFVPSFMLGAWARGLDVTIPEGENVLPVVLAEYTPVWFAALVIAGAMAAMMSSSDSMLLSGSSYFTRDLYRPFVEADLSEHREDYLARVGVVIFATAAFVASLWNPATLFELGDAAFSGFAQLALPVMVALYWRRTTRAGITAGIVLSQAFYLSSLFVAVVPRVYAGWTAGLVGMGLGLVATVGVSLLTSPAPDEQQSLYFDELGAD; encoded by the coding sequence GTGACGCTGACGGTCCAGCTCAGTATCATCGTCGGCTACCTGATTCTCGCGTTAGTCGTCGGATTGGTCGCCTACCGGCTGACCGACCGAACGGCGGAGGACTTCTACCTGGCGAGTCGAACCTTTGGAACGATCGTCTTGCTCTTCACGACGTTTGCGACGCTTCTCTCGGCGTTTACGTTCTTCGCCGGGCCGAACGTCGCCTATCAGGAAGGCCCCGAGTGGGTCCTCGTCATGGGCCTGATGGACGGCATCATCTTCGCCATCCTCTGGTACGTCATCGGCTACAAACAGTGGCTGCTCGGCCAGCGCCACGACTACGTCACCCTCTGTGAGATGCTCGGCGACCGCTTCGCCTCGAGACGGCTTCGCGGCCTCGTCGCGGGCATCAGCCTGCTCTGGCTCTTTCCGTACGTCATGCTCCAGCAGGTGGGCGCAGGCACGGCCCTCGAGGCCCTGACCGAGGGAGCCGTCCCCTACGCCGTCGGTGCAGGGCTCATTACGGCGTTCATGATCCTCTACGTCGTCGTCGCCGGCATGCGCGGCATCGCCTGGACCGACACCTTACAGGGGGCGTTCATGCTCTTCGCGACGTGGATCGCCCTGCTCTGGGTGCTCGCCGTCGTCGGCGGTCCGAGTGCGGCGACGTCGGCACTCGAGGCCGAAGCGGCTCACCACCTCGCCCTCGGGAGCGACTTCTACACGGTTCAGTGGATGCTCTCGACGGCGATCACGATCGGCTTCGGCGTCGCGATGTTCCCGCAGGTGAACCAGCGATTCTTCGCCGCGGGTTCGCGAACGGTGCTCAAACGGTCGTTCGCGCTGTGGCCGATCCTCTGTGTCCTCCTGTTCGTCCCCTCGTTCATGCTCGGTGCGTGGGCTCGCGGACTCGACGTGACGATTCCGGAGGGCGAGAACGTGTTACCGGTCGTGCTCGCGGAGTACACGCCCGTCTGGTTCGCCGCGCTGGTTATCGCCGGGGCGATGGCTGCGATGATGTCGTCGTCGGACTCGATGTTGCTGTCGGGCTCGTCGTACTTTACGCGGGATCTCTACCGACCGTTCGTCGAGGCGGACCTCTCCGAACACCGCGAAGATTACCTCGCTCGAGTCGGCGTCGTGATCTTCGCTACGGCAGCGTTCGTCGCCAGCCTCTGGAACCCCGCGACGCTCTTCGAACTCGGCGACGCGGCATTCAGCGGCTTCGCCCAACTCGCCCTCCCCGTGATGGTCGCCCTCTACTGGCGACGGACGACTCGAGCCGGCATCACCGCCGGAATCGTCCTCAGTCAGGCGTTCTACCTCTCGAGTCTCTTCGTCGCCGTCGTTCCGCGCGTTTACGCCGGCTGGACGGCCGGCCTCGTCGGGATGGGTCTCGGACTCGTCGCCACCGTCGGCGTCTCACTGCTGACGTCGCCCGCACCCGACGAACAACAGTCGCTCTACTTCGACGAACTGGGTGCTGACTGA
- a CDS encoding DUF3311 domain-containing protein, whose product MRRLEVWGWTVVAVVLCGLAIPWFLWGDGTVVWGIPLWLWWHVGWMGVASVVFWVFTQRAWGIGIESNSATTDSSDEGNSTRASEMGGDSQ is encoded by the coding sequence ATGCGTCGACTCGAAGTCTGGGGGTGGACCGTCGTCGCGGTCGTTCTCTGCGGACTCGCGATTCCGTGGTTCCTCTGGGGTGACGGTACCGTTGTCTGGGGAATACCGCTGTGGCTCTGGTGGCACGTCGGCTGGATGGGGGTTGCATCGGTCGTTTTCTGGGTGTTTACCCAACGAGCCTGGGGAATCGGCATCGAATCGAACTCGGCGACGACGGACTCGAGCGACGAGGGCAACTCGACTCGAGCCTCGGAGATGGGAGGTGACAGCCAGTGA
- a CDS encoding M24 family metallopeptidase has product MDSLEAALNEELEVHEAVAFVIAGTRLDPTIQYCELALEESATVDEADDPTRITGGDHGPQPVGRSRERFALAFDGDAWYAERSASASSHPANALAMKLADSSGPGTVLAPRHIPHDSALYLEEAGFELASSAVVSRIRATKTEREVDRIASAQAAATAGVRRGGTALSSAAIDDETLVLEGEPLTPARLRRLVDEGIVSAGGFPEANTVVNPDPEHNPSTLEEQAGPSSAADPLRAGEPIVVQTAPRGPGDYHGGLTRTFVVDGDGGRERRAHVGVTQSFRSAAAMLTADSESVTAVEADLEAEVRAFGFEESDAVQTRVSGVGLEPVEPPLEGGDQIEPRSVVRLESAVRIDDGSWLRIADVLVKPDGEQRAAYLEGPSRSLEPAAMGDR; this is encoded by the coding sequence GTGGACTCGCTCGAGGCGGCACTCAACGAGGAACTCGAGGTGCACGAGGCGGTCGCGTTCGTGATCGCAGGCACCCGTTTGGATCCGACGATTCAATACTGTGAGTTAGCACTCGAAGAATCGGCGACGGTCGACGAGGCAGACGACCCCACTCGAATCACTGGAGGAGACCACGGGCCCCAGCCCGTCGGACGAAGCCGCGAGCGTTTCGCACTCGCCTTCGACGGCGACGCGTGGTACGCGGAACGCTCGGCGAGTGCCTCGAGTCACCCAGCCAATGCGCTCGCAATGAAACTCGCCGACTCGAGTGGCCCGGGGACGGTGCTCGCCCCCCGACACATCCCACACGACAGCGCGCTCTACCTCGAGGAGGCCGGCTTCGAATTAGCCTCGTCGGCTGTCGTGAGTCGGATTCGAGCGACGAAGACGGAGCGAGAAGTGGACCGAATCGCGAGTGCGCAGGCGGCCGCGACCGCTGGCGTCCGTCGTGGCGGGACAGCCCTCTCGAGTGCGGCGATCGACGACGAAACGCTCGTTCTCGAAGGAGAGCCGCTGACGCCGGCGCGACTCCGGAGGCTAGTCGACGAGGGAATCGTCTCGGCGGGTGGCTTTCCCGAGGCAAACACGGTCGTCAATCCGGACCCCGAGCACAACCCGTCGACGCTCGAGGAGCAAGCAGGACCCTCCTCGGCGGCCGATCCGCTTCGGGCCGGCGAACCGATCGTCGTCCAAACAGCCCCACGCGGGCCCGGAGACTATCACGGCGGGCTGACTCGAACGTTCGTCGTCGACGGCGACGGCGGGCGAGAACGCCGGGCTCACGTCGGCGTCACCCAGTCCTTTCGCTCCGCAGCGGCTATGTTGACCGCCGATTCGGAGTCGGTGACCGCCGTCGAAGCCGACCTCGAGGCCGAGGTGCGCGCGTTCGGTTTCGAAGAGTCCGATGCCGTTCAGACTCGCGTCTCCGGCGTGGGTCTCGAGCCAGTCGAGCCACCGCTCGAGGGTGGCGACCAGATCGAACCCCGAAGCGTCGTGCGACTCGAGTCGGCCGTCCGCATCGACGACGGGTCGTGGCTCCGAATCGCCGACGTGCTCGTCAAACCGGACGGCGAGCAACGGGCGGCGTATCTCGAGGGACCGTCCCGGTCGCTCGAGCCTGCAGCGATGGGAGACCGTTAG
- a CDS encoding DUF7533 family protein, with protein sequence MAGIIDTIKLAGTLVLALPAALAGLEFLLVRGNHLVGATLIVLAVTLVIVQQRVTLPSDVPGLLAKRAAGAIPKDADDEQNDSSETTAESSDKRS encoded by the coding sequence ATGGCCGGTATCATCGATACGATCAAGTTGGCAGGGACGCTCGTTCTCGCGCTCCCCGCCGCACTCGCCGGACTCGAGTTCCTTCTCGTCCGCGGAAATCATCTCGTCGGTGCGACGTTGATCGTCCTCGCCGTCACGCTCGTCATCGTCCAGCAGCGAGTGACGTTGCCCTCCGACGTTCCCGGCCTCCTCGCCAAACGAGCCGCCGGTGCGATCCCAAAAGACGCTGACGACGAACAGAACGACTCGAGCGAAACGACGGCAGAATCGAGCGACAAGCGTTCCTAA
- a CDS encoding ArsR/SmtB family transcription factor, which produces MARLFPFRSEPTESEGQPRVVDLEGDDADAVFSALSSTTARRIYARLDDEPGTPSDVADAIDSSIQNVRYHLENLEEAGLVEVVDTWYSSRGNEMSVYATTDGPLIVTSDESAANRLREALSRFVGGLTVLAGGSLLVQLGLTNWAESAADGSAGGAGAPAGTDDADGTDDTDETGGDGADTEGDDVDGADADGTDDSSADDETDDDFGAQDADSDDEASGEDSTDGDGADGDGAGGESTTGDGSLEGTGDGMAEVAEVLFTTVPPGLLFFLGGSVVLLAVTAYWYWVRPAY; this is translated from the coding sequence ATGGCCCGGCTGTTTCCGTTCCGTTCTGAGCCCACAGAATCCGAGGGCCAACCGCGCGTCGTCGACCTTGAGGGCGACGACGCCGACGCCGTGTTTAGCGCGCTCTCGTCGACGACGGCGCGGCGGATCTACGCACGGTTAGACGACGAACCGGGGACACCGAGTGACGTCGCCGACGCGATCGATTCCTCGATACAGAACGTCCGCTATCACCTCGAGAACCTCGAGGAGGCGGGATTGGTCGAGGTCGTCGACACCTGGTACTCCTCGCGAGGGAACGAGATGAGCGTCTACGCGACGACGGACGGGCCGTTGATCGTCACGAGCGACGAATCTGCCGCGAATCGGCTGCGCGAAGCCCTCTCGAGGTTCGTCGGCGGTCTCACCGTCCTCGCCGGAGGGAGTCTGCTGGTCCAACTCGGACTGACCAACTGGGCCGAATCGGCCGCCGACGGTTCTGCTGGCGGTGCTGGTGCACCGGCTGGAACTGACGACGCTGACGGCACCGACGACACAGACGAGACTGGCGGTGATGGAGCCGATACCGAGGGGGACGATGTCGACGGAGCCGACGCCGATGGAACGGACGACTCGAGTGCCGACGACGAAACAGACGACGATTTCGGCGCGCAGGATGCGGACTCCGACGACGAAGCGTCCGGCGAGGACAGCACTGATGGCGACGGTGCAGACGGTGACGGCGCAGGTGGGGAATCGACAACCGGTGACGGTTCACTCGAGGGAACAGGGGACGGAATGGCGGAGGTCGCAGAGGTACTGTTCACGACGGTGCCCCCGGGTCTACTCTTTTTCCTCGGCGGGTCGGTCGTCTTGCTCGCCGTGACGGCGTACTGGTACTGGGTTCGGCCAGCGTACTGA
- a CDS encoding SDR family oxidoreductase, whose amino-acid sequence MDLDLDGNSALVTASSSGLGFASAQALATAGANVMLCGRDEQRLEEAREKIAEAADGEIRATPTDITDPDDVTHLVAETVDAFGGLDHLVTSAGGPPSTTFLETDEQDWYQTYDLLVMSVVWTIEESREHLLDSDYGTITCITSRTVREVADGLLLSNSVRRSVSGLVKTISREFAPEIRANAVLPGTIETARIEELVEANVERGVYDDYEDGLAALADEIPMDRLGEPRELGDIVAVLSSPRSSFVTGVEVPIDGGLMRS is encoded by the coding sequence ATGGATCTCGATCTCGACGGTAACAGCGCACTGGTGACGGCCTCCTCGAGCGGTCTCGGCTTCGCGAGCGCCCAGGCACTGGCCACAGCGGGTGCGAACGTGATGCTCTGTGGCCGCGACGAACAGCGACTCGAGGAGGCTCGCGAGAAAATCGCCGAAGCAGCAGACGGTGAGATTCGGGCCACACCGACCGACATCACCGATCCGGACGACGTCACCCACCTCGTTGCCGAGACGGTCGACGCCTTCGGCGGCCTCGATCACCTCGTCACGAGCGCCGGCGGGCCGCCGAGTACGACCTTCCTCGAGACCGACGAACAAGACTGGTATCAGACCTACGACCTGCTCGTGATGAGCGTCGTCTGGACCATCGAGGAGTCCCGCGAGCACCTCCTCGACTCCGACTACGGCACGATCACCTGCATCACCTCGAGAACGGTTCGAGAGGTGGCTGACGGCCTCCTTCTGTCGAACTCGGTTCGCCGGAGCGTGAGCGGACTGGTCAAGACGATTTCCCGGGAGTTCGCCCCGGAGATCCGCGCGAACGCCGTCCTCCCGGGGACGATCGAGACCGCACGCATCGAGGAACTCGTCGAAGCGAACGTCGAACGCGGCGTCTACGACGACTACGAGGACGGACTCGCCGCCCTCGCAGACGAGATCCCGATGGATCGACTGGGCGAGCCTCGGGAGTTAGGCGATATCGTCGCCGTCCTCTCGAGTCCGCGCTCGAGTTTCGTCACCGGCGTCGAGGTGCCGATCGACGGCGGATTGATGCGAAGTTAG